In Sphingobacterium zeae, one genomic interval encodes:
- a CDS encoding glycosyltransferase family 2 protein, which translates to MYSTAPVSVLTIVHKRHHALINLVNGLAKNSILPVEIVIVFINERAYRFEDDEYPFRINTVEIETEGHLNLGEARNMAIKSSSSSFNIFLDVDCIPAQNLIEQYLPYSNKKNALLSGRVRYLKKGFADKPDWMSQLMENSRPDPVRNELDQFSYELFWSLNFGCSKETFNKIGGFDQNYIGYGAEDTDFGFSARKNSIAHITIDALAYHQYHPSYNPPLNHFKSIVTNATQFFQKWGVWPMMGWLNKFNESGLIIFKNNQIIILREPSKQEIVASLTE; encoded by the coding sequence ATGTACTCTACTGCTCCGGTCTCCGTATTGACAATTGTACATAAACGCCATCATGCACTAATAAACCTGGTTAACGGGCTCGCTAAAAATTCTATCTTACCGGTAGAAATAGTGATCGTGTTTATTAATGAACGTGCTTACCGGTTTGAAGATGATGAATATCCCTTTAGAATAAATACCGTAGAAATTGAAACAGAAGGGCATTTAAATTTGGGCGAAGCAAGAAATATGGCTATAAAAAGTTCCAGTTCTTCATTTAATATCTTCTTAGACGTAGACTGCATTCCTGCACAAAATTTAATCGAGCAGTATCTGCCCTACTCGAATAAAAAGAATGCTTTATTAAGTGGCCGGGTTAGGTATTTAAAAAAAGGGTTTGCAGATAAACCTGACTGGATGTCGCAATTAATGGAAAACAGTAGGCCCGATCCTGTCAGGAACGAGTTAGATCAATTTAGTTACGAACTCTTCTGGTCACTCAATTTTGGGTGTAGCAAAGAGACTTTCAATAAAATTGGTGGATTCGATCAAAACTATATTGGATATGGAGCTGAAGATACGGATTTTGGCTTCAGCGCAAGGAAAAATAGTATAGCTCATATCACAATTGATGCATTGGCGTATCACCAATATCACCCAAGTTATAATCCACCTTTAAACCACTTCAAATCCATTGTCACCAACGCTACTCAATTTTTTCAAAAGTGGGGAGTCTGGCCCATGATGGGGTGGCTAAATAAATTTAATGAAAGCGGCCTTATAATTTTTAAAAATAATCAGATTATCATTCTTCGTGAACCATCAAAACAAGAAATTGTGGCCAGTCTAACGGAATAG